The window CTCGAGCAGGTGGGGAGTGTGGTCTGACAGAGCACCTGTCCTTTCATGACAGTTTAAGGGTGACAGAGGTGAAGTCAAAAATGGTCCAAAGCGGCACCTGGTGGAAGAAAAGAAGGGTTGAGGAAACCACATTGGCTGCGGCCTGTAGTTGCTGGTGTACACTCTGTATCCGAGGAAGAAACTCCAGTGACAGCTGGTGTGGGAAAAGGCGCATCTCTTGCACTGTCCTCTCATAGGAATGATCATGGAGACATTAAACTGAACACTACATCCCAGGGCAGTGGAGGTGCCCCCCTTAAGATGGACTGGCTGAAGGGAGGGCCTTCCTTTTCTGACATTGTCCATCCTTGTTGCTGGAGAGATTAAAGAGAAAGGTGGGTCTGTCTTTGTGTTGGTGAACATCAAATTCAATGTGTAGTGGCTGAGAGCATTCTGGGAACATTACagtagattaggttccctacagtgtggaaacaggcccttcggcccaacaagtccacaccaaccctccagagtaacccatccagacccattccccacctccctactaatgcacctaacactccgggcaatttagcatggccaattcacctgacctgcacatctttggtttgtgggaggaaaccggagcacccggaggaaacccacccagacacggggagaatgtgcaaactccacacagacagtcgcccgagactggaatcgaactggTGCTGcaaggtagcagtgctgaccactgtgctgcccatggtTGTCCTATTTCCAAATGTTTGTCAAAATCAGGAGTGATTATTGATATGTACCATTCATCAGCCTAACAGGACTTAATCATGAACCCACAGGGGGTGAGCAACTTCTGATGTCTTCAGCAGCTCCCAGTCAACTCCTGGAttgggaaggggtggggtggggtggggaggacggagggaagggtgggggggaagggtggggttggggggaggggaagggtggggaggagggaggggaggggaagggtgggggggaagggtggggaggggggaaggggtggggttggggggaggggaggggtggggaggggaggagggtggggagggggaaggggtggggaggggaggagggaggggagggtggggttggggggaggggaggagggagggtgggggggaaggggtggggttgggagacCAATAAAGAGAGGAATGGGACAAAGTGGAACAGTTTATCGAGCAGGTGAACAGGCCACACCCCCAGGTACAGAGTAGACACGCCCCCCTccggggctgggggaggggctggggttAGACATCCCAATGACGTGCACCCCCCCCGCCGCCCAATCAGATCAGGAGGACATTGATGGGGCGGGGTCAATCACTTCCGGGACACGTGCCGTCGGGCCCCAGCCACTTCCGGTGACGCACATCCTCCAACATGGCAGCTCGGCCTGAGGGAGCTGAGTTCACAGGTACAGCCCCCCCCGGGGGGAGGGTAACGGGATTTGTCGCTGGCGCTACCGCTCCCTGAGGTGTTTGTTGTTGTAGTATTCCCGTGAGTgactctgtcccccccgtctcctccccccctccccctctgtcccccccgtctcctccccccctccccctctgttccccccccacAGTGATCCCGCTCCAGGTCTCCTCCCGCGGCTCCAGCTGCCGCCAGCTCTTTGTCAAACAGCACCGGGTCCGGGAGGCCGAGCCGCGGCGGCCGCAGGATCGCACAGTGTTCGTGCTCAACCTGCCCCCGTACATCAGCCAGGTCAGAGGgcaggggtcaggggtcagggtgggagtgaggggcgagcagggagagaggggcagggggtcagggtgggagtGCAGGGGGGTGATTCAGGATAGGAGGGGTCAGTGACAGGGGGTCAGGGTGCATGAGGTCAGAGGGAGGGGTCAGGGAGCAAGGGGTTAAAATGGGTCAGGGATCAGGGTTAGGGTGTGAGAGTTGGGCAGCCAATGGGGCACGGAGCAAGTGGTAAAGGAATGAAGGATTGGTGTGGGGTCAGGGGCAAGGGTTGCAGGTCAacggtgagggtcagtgagtaaaGGTCAGGTGAGGAGCCAGGGAGTGAAGGTTGGGGTGAGGTCTCATGTCACGTTTGGGTCAAAAcatgatgggagaaagtgaggactgcagatgctggagtatcagagctgaaaatgtgttgctggaaaagcgcagcaggtcaggcagcatgggcCTGATCagggcttatgaagggcttatgcccgaaacgtcgaatctcctgctccttggatgctgcctgacctgcggttttccagcaacacattttcagctcaaagcaTGAGGGTCAGGGCTCAGGTGAGGGGTCAGTTGTGGTTAATTTATTTTTATCTGCTGATTTGAGGGTCTCTGTGATTACTATGGGGAGGGGTTGTGGAGAAGGGATGAGGGCACTGGGCTGATCAGCCTCTGTACGGCTGGTTATTTCTGAACCTGCAGTGGGTTAGTGTTTTCAGTTGTTATTTTATTTAAGCACTATTGGTATAACGGTGTGTGTGTTGCCATCAGGAGTGTGTGCACAGGTTGTTTTCACAGTGTGGCCCTGTCACCACAGTGGAACTACAGGAGAAGCCAGGCCCAAGCTCCAAATCCAAGACCCAGGAATCACCATTCTTCTCAGGGCCACCTGCACAGGTATCTTCGGGTTTACTCCTTCTCCAAATGCAGGCTTTGCTGTTCCCTTACTGCCCTACAGAGGATGGTATCAGGGTCATGGTGGGTAACCGTATAATCAGTCTCTCTCTGGAGGATTAGCTGAGGTGCATTTGGGGCCTAGGCTAGAGCATGGCAGGTGGAACAGGATGTGAATAAGTTGTTCATTTTACAAAAAAATGCAACAAggtagaatatttcttaaatgggaAGGGGTTGAGAAATGCAGATATTCAAAAGGATCTGGGTGACCAGTCTCTACGAATCTCTAAAAACCAGCAAGCAATTAAGTAAATAATATGTTGCCTTCATTTTGGGGCAATCTGAATACTGAAGGTAGCTTACTACTGattcagctagagtattgtgtgcatctTTGGTCATCTTTGCCAAAAAAGCACGTATTTATTTTTGAGTGAGTGCACTGGAGGTTCACTcgattagtgggtggcacagtggttagcgctgctgcctcacagcgccagagaccgggttcaattcccgactcaggcgactgactgtgtggagtttgcaccttctccccgtgtctgcgtgggtttcctccgggtgctccggtttcctcccacagtccaaagatgtgcggtcaggtgaattggccatgctaaattgcccgtagtgttaggtgaaaggataaatgtagggctatgggtgggttgcgcttcagagggtcggtgtggacttgttgggccgaagggcctgtttccacactgtaagtaatctaatctaatccttggtATGGCAGGATGGATTATCAGGATAGATTAAGGAAACTAGTCCATATTTtctagaattttgaagaataaaaggaaaatgaaattttaaaaattcttaaaaGTTGGGTGTAGATAGGATGTTTCCCCTGATTAGGGAGTCTAGAACCCGGGACATAATTTCAGGGCAAGGATCAGACTGTGTTAGACTGAGATAGGGAAGAATTTCTCCACTTGGAGTGTGGTGAATCCTTGCGGGTTCTCAATTTCTGAGGGCCGTGGAAGCTTAATTGTGGAATATGGAAGTCACAGTGTACGAACGCTTGTACTTACAAATGCAATATCACACAGGTGTAATGTGACAGATCTGACATGCCCCACATTAAGTTCCAACTTATGTACGGGTCAACTCCAGACTGGAACTCTCAGCCTGGAGAACTGCCAGGAGGTACAAGACAAAACTCAACAGGGTTCTGCAGATGACTGACGTTGAGAGAGTGTGCAGGAAAGTGGCATTAAAGAGATGATTAGCCAAGATCTGAAATGGCAAGCTAGACTTATAGTCATAGAGAGATAAACCGTTCAgttcaacacgtccatgctgaccagatatcgacCTGTAACCTGTAGGAAGCAGTCCCTAGCCACAGTGGGGTAGCTGAAAGGTTGGGATCCATGGCCTGGTGACCTGGGGAGCTGCTGTACTGACCCCACCTCTTCCCTTCCCATCACAGGGTTTCCAAGTGGCCTACGTGGTGTTTAAGAGCTCAGCTGCAGCGAAACGTGCCGTGTCCCTGAAAACCCAGGAGCCCTGGGTCCTGAACACAACTCAGCACCCGCTCAGGACGGGCcttcagagtgagtgagagcagcCCAGGCCGGAGGGGGCTGACAGGAGCTGGAGGGAGGGGGAGCGGTGCAAGAGGGAGAGGCagcgtggtggtggtgggggggtgacaATTTGGGAGGAGGGAAAGGTAAAAGTGGAGAGGGAAGAGGAtgagagaatgggggaggggggagttgggttgatgggggaggggggagttgggTTGATGGGGGAGTGCTGAGGGGAAGGAGGACGGCAGTTAACTGGGGAGAGGGGAGGCATCAGTGGGGGTAATGATGTGAGTGGGGGGGTGTCTCAGGTGGTGGTATAACCGCTCCCACGGGGAGTCTGGACCTTGAGGCAGCCAATGGGAAGGCAGCAGTGACTGTGTCTCCCTCCTGCAGGATGGGCAGAGGATTATTGCTCCCGGATCACTGACCCCCAGGAACTCCAGGATGACATTGATCAGTTCATGGAGCAGTATGACCAAGAGCAGGCCAAGGTACCCGGGGACGAAGGGGCGCTGGGTTGTGTGTTGGGAGGGCCGGTCTGGTGGattgggtggaggtggaggggatTCTGTTGATTGGAGGCGATGGAGGGTGGGCTGTTGTGGGGTGTCTAATGGATGGGGAGGAGATAATGGATTATGGGTAGGGGTCTACTCTCTTTGGGGGTGgggcgtgcgtgcgtgtgtgagggggtggggcgtgcgcgcgtgtgtgtatgtgaggggtaGCAGTGACGGGGTGGGCAGGGTGAGGGTGCAGTGTTTTGGCGATTAGGGGTCGGAGTCCCAGCTGGGGAATGGTCCGGGTCACTCGCTCTTTGTTCCCAGTTGGAGGCgatggcagaggtggaggagggCGTGCCCGATGAGGACGGCTGGGTGAAGGTGACCCGGAGAGGCCGGCGTCCTGGGATCCCCCGGACTGAGGCGGGAAACCTGCGGCTGATCCAACGGGAGAAACAGAAACGGGCTCAGAAAGAGCTGCTCAACTTCTACAGCTGGCAGCACCGAGAGAGCCAACGGGAACGTGAGTCACTCACCAGGGGCGGGGGAGTGCCAGGGGGTCCtggcggtggggggagggggtgccaGGGGGTcctggagggggggagggagtgcCAGGGGGTCCTGGGGGTGGggacggggggggagggggtgccaGGGGGTCCTGGGGGTGGggacgggggggagggggtgccAAGGGGTCCTGGCGGTGGggacgggggggagggggtgccAAGGGGTCCTGGCGAGGGGTTGCCAAGGGGTCCTGgcgatggggtgggggtgaggggttgccgggggtcctggcaggtggggaGTGGGTGCCAGGGGGTCCTGGCGGGGGGAGGGAGTGGCAGGGGGTcatggtgggagggggagggcagggagtGGCAGGGGGTCATGGTGGGAGTGGGGGGCTGGGGGTGCCAGGGGGTCATGGTGGGGGGAGGGCTGGGGGCGCCGGGGGTTCATGGCACTCCCTTCTCCTGCCACCGAAGGGGTCATGGGGGAGGGTgccggggggggggtggggggggggggggtggagagggaggggggtatcTGGCACGGGTTGAGGGGCATTGGGGCCGGGTGTGGGTGTAATGGGGccatggggggggtggggattaGGGTGTGCGGTGGAGTGTTTGAGGTCTGACTGGAGGCAGGGGTGTGGGTGAGTTCGAGGATGTCACTCTCAGGCCTGGTCTGGGAGGCTGGTCCTGATTGTGCTGCTTTGGGGTTCTCTCTTCCCAGATATCGCTCAGCTTCGGAGGAGATTTGaggaggataaacagaagattgcTCTAATGAGAGCCCAGCGCAAATTCAAACCCTATTGAAGGTCCCGCATCCTATCCGAGCCTGCCATAGTTGGGGTGggaaaggggtgggtgggggggtgggggtggggtggggggggggggggggggggtgggggtgggggggggggtggggggtggggggggggtggggggtggggggggggtggggggggggggggggggtggggggtggggggtggggtgggggggggggtggggggtgggggggggggtggggggtggggggtggggtggggggtgggggggggggtggggggtggggggtgggggggggtggggggtgggggggggtgggggggggggggggccttgTTGGCTGTGTTTCTGAACATGGTATCCCTGAGTCTGCTCTCAGCTGAAGAAAACTCAGGGCAGGGGGGGATAGACTGGGGCTTCATACACTCTCTGGGTTAAGggccctggagcagtgtgactCGCCGGGCAGCCACCAGCCTTGTATATTCCATGGTGACAGTCATCCTGTTCCACACCCTCTGGACAGCTGCCAGTGGGACGGTGTGTCTGTGGGGATGGTCCACATTGCTGCAAATGGTCACATTCTTCAGTCGACTAACAGTCAACCTGACAGCAGGAGCTGGAATCAAAATGGTCTTGGATTGATTTCAATTCCCTTTTATTTGGAATGGGAGTTGTCTGTCTCCTGCAGATTGAAATGTTTTCCTGTTCACATTGTGTATTCTGAATGTTTCAGCTTTTTGTTCCAAGATATGGTTTAGAATCCCCAAGAATTTTTGTTATAAATAAATCCAGTAATTTCTTAAATTTTGTACCATTCTGGTCATTTCAGTGCAGAGGTGATTGTTTGTTTATCACTGAACAGGATCTAAGAAATCTCCAAGAATTAGAGAACCAAGTGACGAGGGCGAATGAGGAGATGGAGGAAATTGGTATTAATGAGCAGATAGTGCTGGAGAGGTTAATGAGGTTGCAAAGAActaagaacattacagcacaggaacagccctccaaacctgtgctgatccagatcctctgtctaaatctgtcgcctattttctaaggatctgtatccctctgctccctgtccatttatgtatttgtctagatacatcttacaTGACTCtacaccactgctggcaacacgttccaggtccccaccaccctctgtgtgaattttccacgcatatctcctcTAAATAttgcccctctcactttgaactcatgacccctaataATTGAGTCCCCCCCCTCTGTGAAGAAgtgtcttgctatccacccttgccaaacctctcatgattttgtagatctcagtcaggtttccccccccctccctcaacctccgtctttccaatgaaagtaatcccattcaacctctcttcatagctagcgccctgCATACCAgggaacatcttggtgaatctcctctgcaccgtctccaacgcacccacatccttttggtaaggtggcgaccagaactgtacgcaggattccaaatgcagccaaatcaaagtcctatacaactgtaacatgacctgccaactcatgTACTGAATatcctgtccgatgaaggaaaacatgccttatgctgccttgaccactttactgacctgagTTGCCACTTCAGGAAACAATAGACCTGAATACCGAGATCTCCctgtacatcagttttcccaggggatttccatttactgtataatgcactcttgaattggatctaccaaaatgcatcacctcccatttgcccggattgaactccatctgccatttctctgcccaactctccaatctatctatattctcctgcattctctgacagacccttcactatctgctactccaccaaagttcgtgtcatctgaaaacttgctaatcaggccaccaataccttcctccagatccacaacagggatccctgtgggacaccactggtcacaggcctccattttgagaaattcccttctACTACTCCTCTGTCCCCCGTTGACggagcagttctctatccatccagctcgtacaccctggaccccatgtgacttcaccttctccatcagcctagcatgggaaaccttatcaaacgccttactaaagtccatgtatctGACAGCTATAGCCCTTcccccatcaatcaactttgtcacctcctcaaagaattctattagatttgtaagacatgaccttccctgcacaaaaccatgttgcctatcactgatcagCCCCGTTTTCTTCCAAATTGGAATAGatgctatccctcagtatcttctccagcagcttccctaccacttaCCTCAGGCTTACCAGTTTATAATTACCTAGAttatccttactacccttcttaaacaaggggacattagcaattctccagttttggacttcccccatgttcaaggatgctgcaaagatatctattCAAGACCCTGGATCTAATGGCCTTCACCCTAGaatgttgaaggaggtggctatAGAGAAGTCACCAATGCAACCTCTATCTTCCAAAGTTTCACAGATTCTGGAGTACTTCCTAAAGATTGGAAGGGAGCATGTCCCTCCTGTACTTAAGAAAAGAGTGTGACAGGAAATGAACTGCAGAGCTATCAGCCTTTCATCAGAACAAGAGGAAATATTAGAATCTGATTGAGCAGTTAGTCAGCATAGATTTCTGAATTGTAAGTGTTTGACAAACTTGGGAGTTTTGTGAGTATAACatcgtgttaaaggtttagatggagaggaatttgttaagtgcgtacgagacaattttctgattcagtatgtgaatgtacctactagagaaggtgcaaaacttgacctgctcttgggaaataaggcagggcaggtgactgaggtgtcagtgggggagcactttggggccagcgaccattattctattagatttaaaatagtgatggaaaaggatagaccagatctaaaagttgaagttctaaattggagaaaggccaattttgacggtattaggcaagaacttttgaaagctgattgggggcagatgttcacaggtaaagggacggctggaaaatgggaagccttcagaaatgagataacgataacccagagaatgctggatgactcaagaaattgagggtttggttaagaaaaagaaggaagcatatgtaaggtatagacagatcaagtgaatccttagaagagtataaaggaagtaggagtatacttaagagggaaatcagaagggcaaaatggggacatgagatagttttggcaatagaatagtttttacaaatacattaaggacaaaaaggtaactagggacagaatagggcccctcaaagatcagcaaggcagcctttgtgtggagccacagaaaatgggggagatactaaatgaatatttttcatccgtatttactgtggaaaaggatatggaagatatagactgtagggaaatagatggtgacatcttgaagaatgtctatattacagaggaggaagtgctggatgtcttgaaacgggtaaaggtggataaatccccaggacctgatcaggtgtacccgagaactctgtgggaagctagagaagtgattgctgggcctcttgttgagatatttgtatcatcgatagtcacaggtgaggtgccggaagactggaggttggcaaatgtggtgccactgtttaagggtggtaaggacaagccaggaaactacagaccagggagtctgacctcggtggtgggcaagttgttggagggaatcctgagggacaggatggacattaatttggaaaggcaaggactgattaggaatggtcaacatggctttgtgtgtgggaaatcatgtctcacaacttgattgagttttttgaagaagtaacaaagaagattgatgagaggagagtggttgatgtgatccatatggacttcaataatgtgttcgacaaggttccccatgggagactgattagaaaggttagatctcatggaatacagggagaactagccatttggatacagaactggctcaaaggtagaagacagagggtggtgatggagggttgtttttcagactggaggcctgtgaccagtggagtgccacaagaatcggtgctgggccctctactttttgtcatttacataaatgatttggatgcgagcataagagatacagttagtaagtttgcagatgacaccaaaattggaggtggagtggacagcgaagagggttacctcagattacaacaggatctggaccagatgggccaatggactgagaagtggcagatggagtttaattcagataaatgcgaggtgctgcattttggaaaagcaaatcttagcaggacttatacacctaatgataaggtcctagggagtgttgctgaacaaagagaccttgaagtgcaggttcatagctccttgaaagtggagtcacaggtagataggatagtgaagaaggcatttggtatgctttcctttattggtcagagtattgagtacaggagttgggagatcatgttacagcagtacaggacattggttaggccactgttggaatattgcgtgcaattctggtctccttcctataggaaagatggtgtgaaacttgaaagggttcagaaaagatttacaaggatgttgccagggttggaggatctgaactacagggagaggctgaacaggctggggctgttttccctggagcgtaggaggctgaggggtgaccttatagaggtttatgaaattatgTAAGGGTTTGGTTGGACTGCACCAAGAATACAGGCCATTCTGTTAtaaccgtggctcagtggttagcactgctgccttagcactagagacctgggttcgaatctaCCCTTGGGtcactgtgtggagttggtacattctcctcatgtctatttgggtttcctcccacagtccaaagatgtgcaggttgggtggatcgaccatgggaaatgcagggttacaggggatagggtaggagtgggatgctcttatgaaggtcattgtggactcgaatggcctgctcccacactagAGGGCTCCTATGAAAATGCAAGATGGATGAGGAGATGGCATGGTTACACACAGGGAGCTTCAACCTGCTGTAGGACAAACTCTGCTGGCTGGGTTGTGAAGATGGGAACGCTGGAATTATCAAGAATGAAGAGGATGTCTATGAATGAGGTTGGTGGGGTTTCTCAGGTGGAAACTGCTGCAATTCCATTTACTTCCAGTAGGTGACCATGTCCtgtgtgatgatttggagatgcc of the Hemiscyllium ocellatum isolate sHemOce1 chromosome 33, sHemOce1.pat.X.cur, whole genome shotgun sequence genome contains:
- the rrp7a gene encoding ribosomal RNA-processing protein 7 homolog A; this translates as MAARPEGAEFTVIPLQVSSRGSSCRQLFVKQHRVREAEPRRPQDRTVFVLNLPPYISQECVHRLFSQCGPVTTVELQEKPGPSSKSKTQESPFFSGPPAQGFQVAYVVFKSSAAAKRAVSLKTQEPWVLNTTQHPLRTGLQRWAEDYCSRITDPQELQDDIDQFMEQYDQEQAKLEAMAEVEEGVPDEDGWVKVTRRGRRPGIPRTEAGNLRLIQREKQKRAQKELLNFYSWQHRESQREHIAQLRRRFEEDKQKIALMRAQRKFKPY